A genomic window from Punica granatum isolate Tunisia-2019 chromosome 2, ASM765513v2, whole genome shotgun sequence includes:
- the LOC116197807 gene encoding uncharacterized protein LOC116197807 produces the protein MEIHHLGRLCLLVTALFSLDLYTKFSQICLTFNAAKYCSYFFKFLLGKSPETGSLYHAEFVTGIALFFAFSVGFKILNFSFRPWSHLRRRACLNSDVCDLMERPSSAFENGSVKGSEYSDSEGSYPEDRVFDEMSLREFSLSNDIRDPMELFGRPDSPVENGHLVSNGNRARSIGGSGDSETEELFLEDQLSDETLRELVRSERRRAEAALMELEKERSSATTAAEEAMSMILRLQREKSSIEIEAKQYRRLAEEKQRHDQGLIGFLRSVIMEQERDLDGLEGELRLCRRRLSSCNCGDCSDGTDDLEKGAEEGDARRHENGDFAMEDSFDEEFEDGLISSLEFDSWAL, from the coding sequence ATGGAAATTCATCACCTTGGGCGTCTCTGCTTATTGGTAACCGCGTTATTTTCTCTTGACCTCTACACTAAGTTCTCACAGATTTGCCTCACCTTCAATGCGGCCAAGTACTGTTCCTATTTCTTCAAGTTCCTGCTCGGCAAGAGTCCCGAAACCGGGTCTCTTTACCACGCCGAGTTCGTCACCGGCATTGCCCTATTCTTCGCGTTCTCTGTTGGGTTCAAGATCCTGAACTTCAGCTTCAGGCCCTGGAGTCATTTGAGACGTCGGGCTTGTCTGAATTCTGACGTTTGTgatctgatggagagaccCAGTTCAGCATTCGAGAATGGTTCGGTCAAGGGCTCGGAGTATTCAGACAGCGAGGGATCTTATCCTGAAGATCGCGTGTTCGATGAAATGTCCTTGAGAGAATTTTCTCTGAGCAATGATATCCGTGACCCGATGGAGCTGTTTGGTAGACCCGATTCACCGGTTGAAAACGGTCATTTGGTATCGAATGGCAACCGGGCTCGGTCAATCGGAGGCTCTGGAGATTCAGAAACTGAAGAACTTTTCCTTGAAGATCAACTATCTGACGAGACATTGAGAGAGTTAGTCAGGTCTGAGCGGCGGAGGGCAGAGGCAGCTTTGATGGAGCTTGAGAAGGAAAGATCATCAGCCACCACTGCGGCAGAGGAGGCCATGTCGATGATACTGCGGCTGCAGAGGGAGAAGAGCTCCATTGAGATCGAGGCCAAGCAATACCGCCGATTAGCAGAGGAGAAGCAGAGGCATGACCAGGGATTGATCGGGTTCTTGAGGAGTGTAATAATGGAGCAGGAAAGAGATCTGGATGGCTTGGAGGGAGAATTGAGACTCTGCAGGAGGAGATTGAGTTCCTGTAATTGTGGCGATTGCAGCGATGGCACTGATGATCTCGAAAAAGGGGCTGAAGAAGGTGATGCGAGGAGGCACGAAAACGGAGATTTTGCCATGGAAGACAGCTTTGATGAGGAATTTGAAGATGGACTGATCAGCTCTCTTGAGTTTGATTCGTGGGCTCTGTAA
- the LOC116197613 gene encoding uncharacterized protein LOC116197613 yields MARSQISFLLLSLLLAAAALPSQAFIIDNTLKKVRVAGKLYCTIDGNPVAGIFNPPLVGANVTVACEDERVTLGQVVTDPAGTVDMLYDTVGDIAFDSSTCRVRVSVANVVGCRILLPSTTLGAPIQVVRFIQDPVTSLVTSVLFGFSKFIVLAS; encoded by the coding sequence ATGGCCCGTTCTCAAATTTCCTTCcttctcctctccctcctccttGCTGCGGCCGCTCTGCCCTCCCAAGCTTTCATTATCGACAACACACTGAAGAAGGTGCGTGTTGCCGGTAAGCTCTACTGCACCATCGACGGGAACCCTGTGGCTGGTATTTTCAACCCTCCGCTGGTCGGAGCGAATGTGACGGTAGCATGTGAGGATGAGCGGGTCACTCTCGGACAGGTAGTGACGGATCCGGCAGGGACAGTGGATATGCTTTACGATACGGTGGGTGACATCGCCTTCGACAGCTCCACATGCAGAGTGCGCGTCAGCGTGGCCAATGTGGTGGGATGCAGGATCCTGCTTCCGAGTACGACCCTTGGGGCCCCAATCCAAGTTGTGCGCTTCATCCAGGACCCCGTAACCTCCTTGGTGACGTCAGTTCTCTTCGGCTTCTCGAAGTTCATTGTCCTTGCGTCCTAA